A portion of the Streptomyces erythrochromogenes genome contains these proteins:
- a CDS encoding acyl-CoA dehydrogenase family protein: MNLELSEEQSAVRRLAREFAEREIVPYAAEWDRAESVDRAIVKKLGALGFLGLTVPEEYGGSGGDHLSYVLVTEELGRGDSAVRGIVSVSLGLVAKTVAAWGTEEHKRTWLPRLCSGDALGCFGLTEPGTGSDAANLTTRAAREGDSYVLHGTKTFISNGTWADVVLLFARTGEEPGHRGVSAFLVPTDTPGLTRREIHGKLGLRGQATSELVLDGVRVPASAMLGPAGKGFSVAMSALAKGRMSVAAGCVGIAQAALDAAVSYAAHREQFGKPIAHHQLVQELIADISVDVDAARLLTWRVADLIDRGRPFATESSTAKLFASEAAVRAASNALQVHGGYGYIDEYPTGKLLRDARVATLYEGTSQIQKLLIGRALTGVSAF; the protein is encoded by the coding sequence GTGAATCTGGAGCTGAGCGAGGAGCAGAGCGCCGTGCGCCGGCTCGCCCGTGAGTTCGCCGAGCGCGAGATCGTCCCGTACGCGGCCGAGTGGGACCGGGCCGAGAGCGTGGACCGGGCCATCGTGAAGAAGCTGGGCGCCCTCGGATTCCTCGGCCTGACCGTCCCCGAGGAGTACGGCGGCTCCGGCGGCGACCACCTCTCCTACGTCCTCGTCACCGAGGAGCTCGGCCGCGGCGACTCCGCCGTGCGCGGCATCGTCTCCGTCTCCCTCGGCCTGGTCGCCAAGACCGTCGCCGCCTGGGGGACCGAGGAGCACAAGCGCACCTGGCTGCCCCGCCTGTGCTCCGGCGACGCGCTCGGCTGCTTCGGCCTGACCGAGCCCGGCACCGGCTCCGACGCCGCGAACCTCACCACCCGCGCCGCGCGCGAGGGGGACTCGTACGTCCTCCACGGGACCAAGACCTTCATCAGCAACGGCACCTGGGCCGACGTCGTGCTGCTCTTCGCCCGCACCGGAGAAGAGCCGGGCCACCGCGGCGTCTCCGCCTTCCTCGTCCCCACCGACACCCCCGGCCTCACCCGCCGCGAGATCCACGGCAAGCTCGGCCTGCGCGGCCAGGCCACCTCCGAACTCGTCCTCGACGGCGTCCGCGTGCCCGCCTCCGCGATGCTCGGCCCGGCGGGCAAGGGCTTCTCGGTGGCCATGTCCGCACTCGCCAAGGGCCGCATGTCGGTCGCCGCCGGCTGCGTCGGCATCGCGCAGGCCGCCCTGGACGCAGCCGTCTCGTACGCCGCCCACCGCGAGCAGTTCGGCAAGCCGATCGCCCACCACCAGCTGGTCCAGGAGCTCATCGCCGACATCTCGGTCGACGTGGACGCGGCCCGGCTGCTGACCTGGCGCGTCGCGGACCTCATCGACCGCGGACGGCCCTTCGCCACCGAGTCCTCCACCGCCAAGCTCTTCGCCTCCGAGGCCGCCGTGCGCGCCGCGAGCAACGCCCTCCAGGTGCACGGCGGTTACGGGTACATCGACGAGTACCCGACCGGGAAGCTGCTCCGCGACGCCCGCGTGGCGACCCTGTACGAGGGCACCAGCCAGATCCAGAAGCTCCTCATCGGCCGTGCCCTCACCGGGGTTTCCGCCTTCTGA
- a CDS encoding cupredoxin domain-containing protein: protein MIALALLLTGGAATGCGGRATTHHKPGTSHEQASGSVGTLLATADAAGHKLREVPAEGAPEVRLALRPDSEDGWNLQLSVKNFRFTPDSTGGAALPGAGHAHLELDGRKIARLYGPWFHLPAAQVPEGAHTLTVRLYADDHTAWAVSGKPVEGAAQLTAPAPGTPGGHSHGEAPSQSPQPPQSPQSPQSPAPGQGQADRTVTITVRDGKVSPAPARTELRRGERVALRVTSDRADTLHVHGYDKELALPAGQEATLILTTDRTGLFEVETHGSSLVLTQLLVR from the coding sequence CTGATCGCCCTCGCCCTGCTCCTCACGGGCGGCGCGGCGACGGGCTGCGGCGGGCGGGCCACCACCCACCACAAGCCCGGCACCAGCCACGAGCAGGCCTCCGGCAGCGTCGGCACCCTGCTCGCCACCGCCGACGCGGCCGGCCACAAGCTCCGCGAGGTCCCGGCCGAGGGCGCCCCGGAGGTCCGACTGGCCCTCCGCCCGGACTCCGAGGACGGCTGGAACCTCCAGCTGAGCGTGAAGAACTTCCGCTTCACCCCCGACAGCACCGGCGGCGCCGCCCTCCCGGGCGCCGGCCACGCCCACCTGGAACTCGACGGACGCAAGATCGCCAGGCTGTACGGCCCCTGGTTCCACCTGCCCGCGGCGCAGGTCCCCGAAGGCGCGCACACCCTGACCGTCCGCCTCTACGCGGATGACCACACCGCCTGGGCGGTCTCCGGCAAACCCGTCGAGGGCGCGGCGCAGCTCACCGCTCCCGCGCCGGGCACGCCCGGCGGCCACAGCCACGGCGAAGCCCCTTCGCAGTCGCCCCAGCCGCCCCAGTCACCCCAGTCGCCCCAGTCGCCGGCCCCGGGCCAGGGGCAGGCGGACCGCACGGTCACCATCACCGTCCGGGACGGCAAGGTCAGCCCCGCCCCGGCCCGCACCGAACTGCGGCGCGGCGAACGCGTTGCCCTGCGCGTCACCAGCGACCGCGCGGACACCCTGCACGTCCACGGCTACGACAAGGAACTCGCCCTGCCGGCAGGCCAGGAGGCCACCCTGATCCTGACGACCGACCGCACGGGACTCTTCGAGGTAGAGACCCACGGGTCCAGCCTCGTCCTGACCCAACTCCTCGTCCGATGA
- a CDS encoding aldehyde dehydrogenase family protein: protein MKAQDGMYIDGAWRPAVGTGRIEVVNPADGQIIAQVPAGTEEDVDAAVRAARAALPGWSATPPAERAALIGALRDALQARKDELTETVTAELGAPLPFAKAVHVGSSIAVVSTYVELAASYAFEERIGNSTVLLEPVGVVGAITPWNYPLYQVVAKVAPALAAGCTLVLKPAEDTPLTAQLFAEAVHEAGIPAGVFNLVTGTGPVAGQALAAHEGVDFVSFTGSTAVGKQVGATAGAAVKRVALELGGKSANVILPGADLPKAVAAGVGHVMNNTGQSCNALTRMLVHRDQYEEAVSLAVAAVADHPVGDPRTAGTRVGPVVNAKQHERVRGFIAKGVEEGARLVAGGPDAPYEQGYFVAPTVFADVTPDMTIAQEEIFGPVLSILAYEDEDEALRIANGTVYGLGGAVWAADEETAAAFARRMDTGQVDINGGRYNILAPFGGHKQSGVGRELGPHGLAEYLQTKSLQF, encoded by the coding sequence ATGAAGGCCCAGGACGGGATGTACATCGACGGCGCGTGGCGGCCCGCCGTCGGAACCGGCCGGATCGAGGTCGTCAACCCGGCCGACGGCCAGATCATCGCCCAGGTGCCGGCCGGCACCGAAGAGGACGTGGACGCCGCCGTACGCGCGGCCCGTGCGGCCCTGCCCGGCTGGTCGGCCACGCCCCCGGCCGAGCGGGCCGCCCTGATCGGCGCGCTCCGCGACGCGCTCCAGGCCCGCAAGGACGAGTTGACCGAGACCGTCACCGCCGAACTCGGAGCCCCGCTCCCCTTCGCCAAGGCGGTCCACGTCGGCTCGTCGATCGCCGTGGTCTCCACCTACGTCGAGCTCGCCGCCTCGTACGCCTTCGAGGAGCGCATCGGGAACTCCACCGTCCTGCTGGAGCCGGTCGGTGTGGTCGGGGCCATCACGCCCTGGAACTACCCGCTGTACCAGGTCGTTGCAAAGGTGGCACCCGCTCTCGCCGCCGGCTGCACCCTCGTCCTCAAGCCGGCGGAGGACACCCCGCTGACCGCACAGCTCTTCGCCGAAGCCGTGCACGAGGCGGGGATCCCGGCCGGAGTCTTCAACCTGGTGACCGGTACGGGCCCGGTCGCCGGCCAGGCACTGGCCGCCCACGAGGGAGTCGACTTCGTCTCCTTCACCGGCTCGACCGCCGTCGGCAAGCAGGTCGGCGCCACGGCCGGCGCCGCCGTCAAGCGCGTCGCCCTCGAACTGGGCGGCAAGTCGGCGAACGTCATCCTGCCCGGGGCCGACCTGCCCAAGGCCGTCGCGGCGGGTGTCGGCCACGTCATGAACAACACCGGCCAGAGCTGCAACGCACTCACCCGGATGCTCGTCCACCGGGACCAGTACGAGGAGGCCGTCTCACTCGCGGTCGCCGCCGTCGCCGACCACCCCGTCGGCGACCCCCGCACGGCGGGCACCCGTGTCGGCCCCGTCGTCAACGCCAAGCAGCACGAGCGCGTCCGCGGCTTCATCGCCAAGGGCGTGGAGGAGGGCGCGCGCCTGGTCGCCGGCGGACCGGACGCGCCGTACGAGCAGGGGTACTTCGTCGCCCCGACCGTGTTCGCCGACGTGACCCCCGACATGACCATCGCCCAGGAGGAGATCTTCGGCCCGGTCCTGTCCATCCTCGCGTACGAGGACGAGGATGAGGCCCTGCGCATCGCCAACGGCACCGTCTACGGCCTGGGCGGCGCCGTCTGGGCCGCGGACGAGGAGACGGCCGCAGCCTTCGCGCGCCGCATGGACACCGGGCAGGTGGACATCAACGGCGGCCGCTACAACATCCTCGCGCCCTTCGGCGGCCACAAGCAGTCGGGCGTCGGCCGCGAGCTGGGCCCGCACGGCCTGGCCGAGTACCTCCAGACCAAGTCCCTGCAGTTCTGA
- a CDS encoding molybdopterin-dependent oxidoreductase, with the protein MPRTALRICPLCEATCGLTLTIEGTAVTGARGDRDDVFSRGFICPKGAAFGQIDADPDRLRTPLVRRDGRLQEATWEEAYDAIAAAVPGLVAEHGAQSAGVVLGNPNVHTMAGALYPPLLLKTLGTRNLFTASTLDQMPKHVSSGFLFGDPLAIPVPDLDRTDFLLLLGANPVESNGSLCTAPDFPGRLKALRARGGTLVVVDPRRTRTAALADRHLAPRPGSDALLLAALAHTLLAEKLAAPGTLEEHAEGLGELGAALGSFTPEAVAPACDLTADEIRSLARELAAAPTAAVYGRIGSCTVEHGTLASWLVDVLNILTGNLDRPGGALFPLSATDRTPRPAGPGRGFTVGRWHSRVSGHAEAKSELPIAALAEEIETPGEGRIRTLIAIAANPVLSAPDGDRLDRALAGLDFMVSVDPYLNETSRHAHVVLPPPPPAQSAHFDFAFNAFAVRNQARYSPPAIPLEEGRLDECEIHARLILAVSGLHGAPPEAVDERVIADTLARAAADAHSPLHGTDPSEQARRLTGRTGPERRLDMMLRLGPYELVLDDLLEAPHGIDLGPLRPRLPEVLKTRSGRIELLPDPIAAELPRLRATLADRPTALVLVGRRHLRSNNSWLHNIPALTGGSNRCTLQVHPQDAARLGLTDGGRARVAADGGSLEVPVEVTEAVRTGVVSLPHGWGHDRAGARLGVASATPGANVNQLLDGTRIDRLSGTAVLNAFPVELTPLP; encoded by the coding sequence ATGCCCCGCACCGCCCTGCGCATCTGCCCCCTCTGCGAAGCCACCTGCGGCCTCACCCTCACCATCGAAGGCACCGCGGTCACCGGCGCCCGCGGTGACCGCGACGACGTCTTCAGCCGCGGCTTCATCTGCCCAAAGGGCGCCGCCTTCGGGCAGATCGACGCCGACCCCGACCGCCTGCGCACCCCCCTCGTCCGCCGCGACGGACGACTGCAGGAGGCCACCTGGGAGGAGGCCTACGACGCCATCGCCGCCGCCGTGCCCGGCCTCGTCGCGGAGCACGGAGCCCAGTCCGCAGGCGTGGTCCTCGGCAACCCGAACGTGCACACCATGGCGGGCGCCCTCTACCCGCCGCTGCTCCTCAAGACCCTCGGCACCCGCAACCTGTTCACCGCCAGCACGCTCGACCAGATGCCCAAGCACGTCTCCAGCGGATTCCTCTTCGGAGACCCCCTGGCCATCCCGGTCCCCGACCTCGACCGGACGGACTTCCTGCTGCTCCTGGGCGCCAACCCGGTGGAGTCCAACGGCTCCCTCTGCACGGCCCCCGACTTCCCCGGCCGGCTCAAAGCCCTGCGCGCCCGCGGCGGCACCCTCGTCGTCGTCGACCCGCGCCGCACCCGGACCGCCGCACTCGCCGACCGCCACCTCGCACCGCGCCCCGGCAGCGACGCACTCCTGCTCGCCGCCCTCGCGCACACCCTCCTCGCCGAGAAGCTCGCCGCCCCCGGGACGCTGGAGGAACACGCCGAAGGGCTCGGGGAACTCGGCGCCGCCCTCGGGAGTTTCACACCTGAGGCCGTCGCACCCGCCTGCGACCTCACGGCCGACGAGATCCGCAGCCTCGCCCGCGAGCTCGCCGCCGCACCCACCGCCGCCGTCTACGGACGGATCGGCAGCTGCACCGTCGAGCACGGCACGCTCGCCAGCTGGCTCGTCGACGTACTGAACATCCTCACCGGCAACCTCGACCGGCCCGGCGGAGCCCTCTTCCCGCTCTCCGCCACCGACCGCACGCCCCGGCCGGCCGGTCCCGGCAGGGGCTTCACGGTCGGCCGCTGGCACAGCCGGGTCAGCGGCCACGCCGAGGCCAAGAGCGAACTGCCCATCGCAGCCCTGGCCGAGGAGATCGAGACGCCGGGGGAGGGGCGGATCCGCACCCTGATCGCCATCGCCGCCAATCCCGTCCTCTCCGCACCCGACGGCGACCGCCTCGACCGGGCGCTGGCCGGCCTCGACTTCATGGTCTCGGTCGACCCGTACCTGAACGAGACCTCCCGTCATGCCCACGTGGTGCTGCCGCCGCCACCGCCCGCACAGAGCGCGCACTTCGACTTCGCGTTCAACGCCTTCGCCGTACGCAACCAGGCCCGCTACTCGCCACCCGCCATTCCCCTGGAGGAGGGGCGGCTGGACGAGTGCGAGATCCACGCGCGCCTGATCCTCGCCGTGTCAGGGCTGCACGGAGCCCCGCCCGAGGCCGTCGACGAACGCGTCATCGCCGACACCCTCGCCCGGGCCGCCGCCGACGCGCACTCGCCGCTCCACGGCACTGACCCGTCCGAGCAGGCCCGCCGGCTGACGGGGCGCACGGGCCCGGAGAGGCGGCTGGACATGATGCTGCGCCTCGGGCCGTACGAGCTGGTCCTCGACGACCTGCTGGAGGCGCCGCACGGCATCGACCTGGGCCCGCTGCGGCCCCGGCTCCCGGAGGTACTGAAGACGCGCAGCGGCCGGATCGAGCTGCTCCCTGACCCGATCGCGGCCGAGCTCCCCAGGCTGCGCGCGACGCTCGCCGACCGCCCCACCGCCCTGGTGCTCGTGGGCCGCCGCCATCTGCGGTCCAACAACAGCTGGTTGCACAACATCCCGGCCCTCACCGGAGGTTCCAACCGCTGCACCCTCCAGGTCCACCCGCAGGACGCGGCCCGGCTGGGCCTCACCGACGGCGGACGGGCCAGGGTCGCCGCCGACGGCGGGAGCCTGGAGGTCCCCGTCGAGGTCACCGAAGCCGTCCGCACGGGAGTGGTGAGCCTCCCGCACGGCTGGGGCCACGACCGCGCCGGCGCCCGCCTGGGCGTCGCCTCCGCCACGCCCGGCGCCAACGTCAACCAGCTGCTCGACGGCACCCGGATCGACCGGCTCTCCGGCACGGCCGTGCTCAACGCCTTCCCCGTCGAGCTGACACCCCTGCCCTGA
- a CDS encoding TetR/AcrR family transcriptional regulator — MDSAEDTADGYRPWSEVTPDAARRLLVAAVDAFAERGYHATTTRDIAGRAGMSPAALYIHYKTKEELLHRISRIGHDKALEILTTAADGPGCAAERLDAAVRSFVRWHAAHHTTARVVQYELDALAPGHRSEIVTLRRQSDAAVRRILADGVAAGEFDVPDVPGTTLAVLSLCIDVARWFSVAGQRTPDEVGALYADLVLRMVGARPRPQK; from the coding sequence ATGGACAGCGCGGAGGACACGGCCGACGGCTACCGGCCGTGGTCCGAGGTCACCCCGGACGCCGCACGGCGGCTGCTCGTCGCCGCCGTCGACGCCTTCGCCGAGCGCGGCTACCACGCCACCACCACCCGTGACATCGCGGGCCGCGCCGGCATGAGCCCGGCCGCGCTCTACATCCACTACAAGACCAAGGAAGAGCTGCTCCACCGGATCAGCCGGATCGGGCACGACAAGGCGCTGGAGATCCTCACCACCGCCGCCGACGGCCCCGGCTGCGCCGCCGAGCGCCTCGACGCCGCCGTGCGGTCCTTCGTACGGTGGCACGCCGCGCACCACACCACCGCGCGCGTGGTCCAGTACGAGCTCGACGCCCTCGCCCCCGGGCACCGCTCCGAGATCGTGACGCTGCGCCGGCAGAGCGACGCCGCCGTGCGCCGCATCCTCGCCGACGGGGTCGCTGCGGGAGAGTTCGACGTCCCCGACGTGCCGGGCACCACCCTCGCCGTGCTGTCGCTGTGCATCGACGTGGCCCGCTGGTTCAGCGTGGCCGGACAGCGCACGCCCGACGAGGTCGGCGCGCTCTACGCCGACCTCGTGCTCCGCATGGTGGGCGCGCGGCCGCGCCCTCAGAAGTAG
- a CDS encoding YiaA/YiaB family inner membrane protein, with protein sequence MNETPVKQQNTGAYYGQAVASFAIALVAVAVGIYRLEADGWVRAFLGIAVLYLTTSAFTLAKVIRDRQEVTQIVSRVDQARMEKIMAEYDPFAPK encoded by the coding sequence ATGAACGAGACACCGGTCAAGCAGCAGAACACGGGGGCGTACTACGGACAGGCCGTCGCCTCCTTCGCCATCGCCCTCGTGGCCGTGGCCGTCGGGATCTATCGTCTGGAGGCCGACGGCTGGGTCCGCGCCTTCCTTGGGATCGCGGTCCTCTACCTCACCACCTCGGCCTTCACCCTCGCCAAGGTGATCCGTGACCGCCAGGAGGTCACGCAGATCGTCAGCCGCGTGGACCAGGCCAGAATGGAGAAGATCATGGCCGAGTACGACCCCTTCGCGCCGAAGTAG
- a CDS encoding CitMHS family transporter has protein sequence MLTFLGFAMIATFLVLIMMKKMSPIAALVLIPALFCVFAGKGAHLGDYVIEGVGKLAPTAAMLMFAIVYFGLMIDVGLFDPIVRGILRFCKADPMRVVVGTAVLAAIVSLDGDGSTTFMITVSAMYPLYKRLGLSLVVMTGVAATANGVMNTLPWGGPTARAATALKLDAADIFVPMIPALAVGLLFVFALAYVLGLRERRRVGVLALPGQKAPEDVEDVEGVEGVREDMAGAATGGTAQTASAGPVVSGPSTGPAPAETSASISPSPSTSDTGSGPDPEDGFQGLDPDRPTLRPRLYWFNAGLTVALLTAMIMEWLPIPVLFLLGAALALTVNFPHMPDQKARIAAHADNVLNVAGMVFAAAVFTGVLTGTGMVKDMADWLVGAIPEGMGPHMALVTGLLSLPLTYFMSNDGFYFGVLPVLAEAGAAHGVSPLEIARASLVGQALHMSSPLVPAVYVLVGMAKVEFGDHTRFTVKWAALTSLVVLAAGMIFGII, from the coding sequence ATGCTGACCTTCCTCGGCTTCGCCATGATCGCGACCTTCCTGGTCCTGATCATGATGAAGAAAATGTCGCCCATCGCGGCGCTCGTCCTCATCCCCGCACTGTTCTGCGTGTTCGCAGGAAAGGGCGCACACCTCGGCGACTACGTCATCGAAGGCGTCGGCAAGCTCGCACCGACCGCCGCCATGCTGATGTTCGCCATCGTCTACTTCGGCCTGATGATCGACGTCGGCCTCTTCGACCCGATAGTCCGGGGCATCCTGCGCTTCTGCAAGGCCGACCCGATGCGCGTCGTGGTCGGCACGGCGGTCCTCGCCGCGATCGTCTCGCTCGACGGCGACGGATCGACCACCTTCATGATCACGGTCTCGGCCATGTACCCGCTCTACAAGCGACTCGGTCTCAGCCTGGTGGTGATGACGGGCGTCGCGGCCACGGCCAACGGCGTCATGAACACCCTGCCCTGGGGCGGTCCCACGGCCCGTGCCGCCACAGCCCTCAAGCTGGACGCCGCCGACATCTTCGTCCCGATGATCCCGGCCCTCGCGGTGGGCCTGCTCTTCGTGTTCGCCCTGGCGTACGTCCTCGGCCTGAGGGAACGCCGTCGCGTCGGAGTTCTGGCCCTCCCCGGCCAGAAGGCGCCCGAGGACGTCGAGGACGTCGAGGGCGTCGAGGGCGTCCGGGAGGACATGGCCGGGGCCGCCACCGGAGGCACCGCCCAGACGGCCTCCGCCGGGCCCGTGGTGTCGGGCCCGTCCACCGGGCCGGCCCCCGCCGAGACCTCCGCCTCCATCTCCCCCTCCCCCTCCACTTCCGACACGGGCTCCGGCCCCGACCCCGAGGACGGGTTCCAGGGCCTCGACCCCGACCGGCCCACCCTGCGCCCCCGCCTCTACTGGTTCAACGCAGGCCTCACCGTCGCCCTCCTCACCGCGATGATCATGGAGTGGCTGCCCATCCCGGTGCTGTTCCTGCTCGGCGCGGCCCTCGCCCTCACCGTCAACTTCCCGCACATGCCCGACCAGAAGGCCCGGATCGCCGCCCACGCCGACAACGTCCTGAACGTCGCCGGCATGGTCTTCGCCGCCGCCGTCTTCACCGGGGTCCTCACCGGCACCGGCATGGTCAAGGACATGGCCGACTGGCTGGTCGGCGCCATCCCCGAGGGCATGGGTCCGCACATGGCGCTGGTCACCGGCCTGCTCAGCCTGCCGCTCACCTACTTCATGTCCAACGACGGCTTCTACTTCGGGGTCCTGCCCGTCCTCGCCGAGGCAGGCGCCGCCCACGGGGTCTCCCCGCTGGAGATCGCCCGCGCCTCCCTCGTCGGCCAGGCGCTGCACATGTCGAGCCCGCTGGTTCCGGCCGTCTACGTCCTGGTCGGCATGGCCAAGGTCGAGTTCGGGGACCACACCCGATTCACCGTGAAATGGGCGGCCCTCACCTCTCTCGTCGTCCTCGCGGCAGGGATGATTTTCGGCATCATCTGA
- a CDS encoding Zn-dependent alcohol dehydrogenase, which yields MVRAAILPAVGAPLEIREIVLPDPGPGQVRVRLAAAGVCHSDLSLTDGTMRVPVPAVLGHEGAGTVLAVGEGITHVAPGDGVVLNWAPSCGKCHHCTIGEVWLCATALAGVGNVYAHDARGTALHPGLNVAAFAEETVVAANCVLPAPAGIPLAEAALLGCAVLTGYGAVHHSAQVRPGESVAVFGVGGVGLAALQAARIAQAGPVVAVDVSPAKEELARAAGATEFVLASDTTAKQIRALTGGQGADVAVECVGRAETIRGAWESTRRGGRTTVVGIGGKEQQVTFHALEIFHFARTLTGCVYGNSDPARDLPVIAEHVRAGRLDLGALVTDRITLDDIPAAFEAMLAGKGGRSLVVF from the coding sequence ATGGTCCGCGCCGCCATCCTGCCCGCCGTCGGAGCACCGCTGGAGATAAGGGAGATCGTGCTGCCCGACCCCGGCCCCGGGCAGGTCCGCGTCAGGCTGGCCGCGGCCGGCGTCTGCCACTCCGACCTGTCCCTCACCGACGGCACCATGCGGGTTCCCGTGCCCGCCGTCCTCGGCCACGAGGGCGCGGGCACGGTCCTCGCCGTCGGGGAGGGCATCACCCACGTCGCCCCCGGCGACGGCGTCGTGCTCAACTGGGCTCCGTCCTGCGGGAAGTGCCACCACTGCACCATCGGCGAGGTCTGGCTCTGCGCGACCGCCCTCGCCGGGGTCGGGAACGTCTACGCGCACGACGCCCGGGGCACCGCGCTGCACCCCGGGCTGAACGTGGCCGCGTTCGCCGAGGAGACCGTCGTCGCGGCCAACTGCGTGCTGCCCGCGCCCGCCGGCATTCCGCTCGCCGAGGCCGCCCTGCTTGGCTGCGCCGTCCTCACCGGCTACGGGGCCGTCCACCACAGCGCCCAGGTCCGCCCGGGCGAGTCGGTGGCCGTCTTCGGCGTCGGCGGGGTCGGCCTGGCCGCGCTCCAGGCCGCCCGGATCGCGCAGGCGGGCCCGGTCGTCGCCGTCGACGTGTCACCGGCCAAGGAGGAACTGGCGCGCGCGGCCGGAGCCACCGAGTTCGTGCTCGCCTCCGACACCACCGCCAAGCAGATCCGTGCGCTCACCGGCGGGCAGGGCGCGGACGTCGCCGTCGAATGCGTCGGCCGCGCCGAGACCATCCGCGGCGCCTGGGAGTCGACCCGCCGCGGCGGCCGCACCACGGTCGTCGGCATCGGCGGCAAGGAACAGCAGGTCACCTTCCACGCCCTGGAGATCTTCCACTTCGCCCGCACCCTCACCGGCTGCGTCTACGGCAACAGCGACCCCGCCCGCGACCTCCCGGTGATCGCCGAGCACGTCCGGGCGGGCCGCCTCGACCTGGGCGCCCTGGTGACCGACCGGATCACCCTCGACGACATCCCGGCGGCGTTCGAGGCCATGCTCGCGGGCAAGGGCGGCCGCTCCCTCGTCGTCTTCTAG
- a CDS encoding TetR/AcrR family transcriptional regulator: MARPRKPLLSRDRIVEAAGVLVDAEGLEAVSTRRLAAALGVSGPSLYNHFRTKDEILDAVADAVSSRVDLSMFEGGQDWRGALQAWAHSYRDALADHPNIVPVLARGPGRRPAGLRVADAVFGAMTEAGWPAAQATRIGALMRYFILGSAVGSFARGFVDDRAAYDPADYPHLGQAHLLAERQREVDEGAFETGLEALLDGLALQYEALTRPNRAGG, encoded by the coding sequence ATGGCCAGACCGCGCAAGCCCCTTCTCAGCCGGGACCGGATCGTCGAGGCGGCCGGGGTTCTGGTCGACGCGGAGGGGCTGGAGGCGGTGTCGACCCGGCGGCTGGCGGCCGCGCTCGGGGTCAGCGGGCCCTCGCTCTACAACCACTTCCGCACCAAGGACGAGATCCTGGACGCGGTGGCGGACGCGGTGAGCTCGCGGGTCGACCTGTCGATGTTCGAGGGCGGTCAGGACTGGCGGGGAGCGCTGCAGGCGTGGGCTCACTCGTACCGGGACGCCCTCGCGGACCATCCCAACATCGTGCCGGTGCTGGCGCGCGGGCCCGGGCGCCGTCCGGCGGGGCTGCGGGTGGCGGACGCGGTGTTCGGCGCGATGACGGAGGCCGGGTGGCCGGCGGCGCAGGCGACCCGGATCGGCGCGCTGATGCGGTACTTCATCCTGGGCTCGGCGGTGGGTTCCTTCGCCCGGGGCTTCGTGGACGACCGCGCGGCCTACGACCCGGCGGACTACCCGCACCTGGGCCAGGCCCACCTGCTGGCCGAGCGGCAGCGCGAGGTGGACGAGGGCGCGTTCGAGACGGGCCTGGAGGCGCTGCTGGACGGACTGGCCCTCCAGTACGAGGCGCTGACGCGCCCGAACCGGGCCGGCGGCTGA
- a CDS encoding TetR/AcrR family transcriptional regulator — translation MDPVPPAHSLRRTPIQQRSADRLARILDACAELLDETGYENLSTRAVALRAGVPIGSVYRFFGNKRAMAIALAHRNLDRYVDGIADRLEGLPATHWRPVVDAVLDEYLAMKRSVPGFALVDFGVPAPPAGDAEGDPNHQVAARLTELLSAHLGLTPDATLERAVLVAVEATDALIQLAFRTDPAGDPGIVAETRAMMHAYLARVLD, via the coding sequence ATGGACCCCGTGCCTCCCGCCCACTCCCTGCGCCGTACGCCGATCCAGCAGCGCAGCGCCGACCGGCTCGCCCGGATCCTCGACGCCTGTGCCGAACTGCTGGACGAGACCGGGTACGAGAACCTCAGCACCCGCGCCGTCGCCCTGCGCGCCGGCGTGCCGATCGGATCCGTCTACCGCTTCTTCGGCAACAAACGGGCCATGGCCATCGCCCTCGCCCACCGCAACCTGGACCGCTACGTCGACGGCATCGCGGACCGCCTCGAAGGCCTCCCCGCCACGCACTGGCGACCGGTCGTGGACGCCGTACTGGACGAGTACCTGGCTATGAAGCGCAGCGTGCCCGGCTTCGCGCTGGTCGACTTCGGCGTGCCCGCGCCGCCGGCCGGGGACGCCGAGGGCGACCCCAACCACCAGGTGGCGGCCCGCCTGACGGAGCTGCTCTCCGCGCACCTCGGCCTGACCCCCGACGCCACGCTGGAGCGAGCGGTACTCGTCGCCGTCGAGGCCACCGACGCGCTCATCCAACTGGCCTTCCGGACCGACCCGGCCGGGGACCCCGGCATCGTCGCCGAGACCCGCGCGATGATGCACGCCTACCTGGCCCGCGTACTGGACTGA